The genome window ACAGGGGCTCACCTTCTGCGACCGTGTCGTTAGCATCGGCGCTGTCGCCGAGCAAGGCTAGCTCATCAAGGTCAGTGCGCTATTCCCTCCTCTGCTATGACTgacaccggcctcctcctcctgactgACATTTGGTTGGCTTACTCTTGAATTTGTTCGTGATGCAGGTGAATATAAAGTCCAGCTCGAAACTGTGCCAATTGATTGTGAGATCAATGCTATCATCCTTAAGTCTTTTGATTGTGAGATGATGTCATTTGATTATGAGATGATGCTCAAGTCTGAATACAAGTGCTTGAGCAGTAGTGTTGAGACAGTTGTGTTGTAATTCTTTCTTAGATTGAATATGCAATCTGAAATCAGATTGTCACGTCttgtatgttctttctttttgtaaTTTTGGCTCTAGCGAATTTTGAAATCAGTTTGAGTTGAAGTTGAATTCGTGCCGGCGAGCGAGCGGTAGTGGGTGCCGACGAGCGAGCGGCTTCGGTGAGCTTGAGTAGTAGTGGGTGCTAGCGAATGAGCGGCAGCAGAGCTAGCGCAGGAGCCGAGCGgcatccaatttttttttcttttttttgtttcctgaAAATATAGTACTGCCGATGTACaacagccgacagtgatagtaatCACACTATCACTACCCATTGTGTATGTCGGTTCCAAACCCGAAACACGAGGCTATTCTGCGCTTATACGCAGTTGCTATTCGCACTACgtacatcccccagttacaacccgaaacactgtgagttacaacttgttaggtagaccagttacaacttcacgtccagaaatgcataattacaacacgagaagctaacactgtaaGTTACAACTGATTATTTGTACTGCGcatatcccccagttacaacccgaaatactataagttacaacttgttaggtagaccagttataACTTCAtgtccagaaatgcataattgcaacacgagaagctaacactgtgagttacaacttgttattcgcactgcgcatatccctcagttacaactcgaaacactgtgagttacaacttgttaggtaggtcagttacaacttcacgtccataaatgcataattgcaacacgagaaactaacgctgtgagttacaacttattatttGCACCACACACATCCCCAGTTataacccgaaacactgtgagttacaacccgaaatactgtgagttacaacttgtaggTTATGCGTAGACATAAACTACAGTAAACATACCTGCAAAATATACATACAATGCGTATACATacaatgtgtatatatatatatatatttaagaaTATGTTTTTGAAATCACTAAAATAATTCGTTAATGCATATATGAACTATTTTGCGGCATGCATGATATCTGTTGAAAAATGTTAAATGTTTGTAACTGCACCCATTCTGAGAGACTAAGACCATAGATATTAGAATATCTATCAGAGGAAAGtacttctcctctctcttctttttgttATCATGCAGAGTTCAATTTCACGGGAATAATATTCACAGGTAATACATGGCCATGGATAATTCGAGTACCTAGAGTCCTAAAGGGTAGCTATTGTACTCTTCTCCACTCCCTGATTATGccttctaagtttttttttggaatcTTTATGCCTTCTAAGTTGGGACAGGAACTATGTAGTGCTAATTTGAGACACTGAGAGAACTTGAATTTAGTCATGGTAGACAAGGTtaaatatctttttttaatcCCTATTATTTTCCCTTGGTTTTATAGCTTCTTACTCTGTAAGAGTACCTATAATTTTTCCTTACCTATAATTCTTGCTTGACATATTGCAAGCTACCTTTCAACCGTGCCACTACTGTAGCTATTGTGTACGATATTCTACTATGTCTATGCTATCCAACTGGTGATCAAGCCATTCACAAACCAGAAGTGCTATGCATTTTAGGGTcacaccaacaaaaaaaaatcacatcggAAATGACATGCATCTTATGACTCTGCACAGAGACAGATAATAAAGGTTACAATCACATTTGTTGAGAAGCATACAAAGGGAAGTATAGGAGAAAAAAACAGAGAACGAACTTTCAGCTATAATCATATAATATATCACATGCACCATGCCATGCATGCGTACGCACGCGCCACACCGTGCATGTGCACGGCGCGCCGGCCGCCACTCATTTCTCAAACACACAGATTCCGAGCTCGCCGTCCCCGCCGGCCGGGCCAAGCAACCCTGTCCACCTGTCCACCTCCTCCCTCCCGTCGCCGTTGAGGAACAGCAATGCCGCCATGTCATCCTCACCGTGGTCCAGCTGCAAGTCCACACCAGCGGTGGCCACCGACGCCGTCGCATCCAAGCCGCTGCACTCTGAGGGGCTAAGCTGCGACGCGACGAACTTGTCGAGCGCCCTCCAGTCGGCGGCCACCTCGTCGGCCCGCTCCTTCTTGCCCCGCCTGCCACCGGaggcgtcctcctcctcttcggctgACGCTTGGCTCGCATTCGGCGCGAGCGCTGCCGACGGGCTCTCGAGCTGCGGGAGCTCGACCAAGTGGCTGGAATACTGCAGGAACGACGCCGCGGCGCCGTCCAGCTCGGCCTCCTGCTTGAAGCGCGCGCTCTTCGACTGCCTCCTTATCTGCGCGTACGCCGCGTTGGTATTCACGAACGCCGCCGCATCTGCCATGACGTTGGGCTCGCGGTAGGCGTAGCTGGAGTCCCATGCCAACGCCATGCTCCGAGCAGGGTATGCTGTTCTCTTCTTGAACGCCCGGCACACCACCCAGCCTTCTTCCTGCAGCACACACACATACCAACACACTAGCTCGTTAGGTGTGAACTGAGATCTGCAAAGTAGTAGTAATTAGTAAAAGGAATTAGCAAAAGTTAATCAGCTATTTGCTTTTGCCTATCTCCACTGTGTGTGAAAGTGGAGTGCCGATCGAAGCATCACTACTCTCACTAGTACTTTGATGAGTATCAATTCTAGTTGCATACAGCTCGATCGTAAACAATGGCGCCTGAAAGAAAGTTCACACCGGGAAACCCTAACAAGGACATCCATGCATGCGCATGCATTTCTATAGGAAAAgttttggtgagtggtgaggtCAGGAGAGCAACATAGGATATATGCAGCCTCTGCCTTACTCagcagaagagaagaagtctttGGAAGTCTCAGGAGTCAAGTCTCACAAAAGGGAGACTTATCTTGTGAGAGCTATAGCAAGAGAGCAGTGAGCAGCTGTGGTGCTTTGCTACTGATGTAACCTATGGCCCATCAGTAGTGGTGCATGAGTTAGACATGCACGCATCTTGGACTTGGCAGATTTGTGCGTGCTACTTTAAATAGAGATCTCTTGGTCTCTGTAGTTGAGACATTAAGCTTTAACATATTCTCCTCTGCTGCATTACATATCTAACCTGAAGATATAGGCCTTCACATGGTTGCAGATAAGCTTTAACCAAGATGTCGTTAAATTAAAATATGG of Phragmites australis chromosome 3, lpPhrAust1.1, whole genome shotgun sequence contains these proteins:
- the LOC133910860 gene encoding NAC domain-containing protein 37-like — protein: MDSMESCVPPGFRFHPTDEELVGYYLRKKVASQKINLDVIRDIDLYRIEPWDLQEHCGIGYEEQNEWYFFSYKDRKYPTGTRTNRATMAGFWKATGRDKAVHDKSRLIGMRKTLVFYKGRAPNGQKTDWIMHEYRLEIDENAPPQEEGWVVCRAFKKRTAYPARSMALAWDSSYAYREPNVMADAAAFVNTNAAYAQIRRQSKSARFKQEAELDGAAASFLQYSSHLVELPQLESPSAALAPNASQASAEEEEDASGGRRGKKERADEVAADWRALDKFVASQLSPSECSGLDATASVATAGVDLQLDHGEDDMAALLFLNGDGREEVDRWTGLLGPAGGDGELGICVFEK